Below is a genomic region from Bdellovibrio bacteriovorus.
TTGTGTTGCAGATCGAAGTGCAGAGGGCAGTGGCTAGATAAAGCCTTTTCATTTTTATGATGAATCTGCGATAAAGTCAGCTCCATCGCCGTCTTGATCGCGGCCACACCACAAGTCATACCTTTGTAAGTAGGTGCCGGATATTTTCCAACCAGCCAGCAGCCCGTGGGTTTTGTGATCTGAAGAATAGAGAAAGATCCACTGTTGGCAAATTGATCAAAGCCATAAAAACGGCTCAAGGCATGGAAGCAGGCTCCGTAAGTCGCAGACTCTGTCAGCGAAACCGTTTTTGCCGCCGTCGTGCCACTGAAATCCAAAGAAATTTTTCCGTCATGGATTTCCATATTCATGCGCAGAAGTTCGCCGCTATCCAGGACGATGTCGACGCGGGCCTCGCCGGAAGCACGTTCACTGATTCTTTGCACGGCCGCCTGTTTAGAAAGTTCAAGATACTCTTCAATCAGCTCGCCGGTGATAGTGAAACCAGTAAGTTCGATGGCCTCATGCAGTTTTTTTGCTTTTACGGTCAAAGTTTGAATTTGTGCTTTGATCCATTCCACAAATTGAGGAGGGCAGGCCGGATGCGCTTGCATCGCTGCCAAGATCATTTCATTGACTTGATTCTTTTGACGAAGCGGTGTTGGCGGAATACGCAAACCTTCTTCTTCGACAGATTTAGTGATGCGAACAGATTTATTCACGGACTGACGAGTCACCCACAAAAGATCTTCCGACACGGCCATGATAAAAGTCATGTCGCAAAGAACACTTCCACCGCTATAAGGGTCGTTAAGAAGAGCGATGTCGCCTTCTTCGAGTTTCAAATATTTGCTGGCGGTATTCGCGGCGGTTGTCAAAGTGCCATAAGTGACAGGATCTTGTCCTTTCACGGCCAGGACATCCCCTTCCGTCGTTAAAAGGGCCGACTCGCCTTGCAGGAAGTCGTTTAAAAGAGAGTGAAGAAGTTCGATTTGATAACTCATAAGGACTCCTGCAAAGCTTGATGGCCACAAAGAGCTGTCGCATAAGATTCACTGAACTCTTCCGTTTCGATAACGGTGTGAGAATCTTTTTTGAAGGCATTGGCAAAGACAGTTGCTAGGGGACCTGTCACAACCAGCTTTGCGCTTTGTCGGTTGAGATAAGCTTCCATCGCGAGTCTTTGCAAAGTCAGACTTTGCATTTCCTTCGTCAAATGGGAAATATCGCTGTCGCGAGTTTGGCTGATTTTTGAAAGAGCAAAGAATGAATTCTTAAAGCGCTGAATACCTTGCGCTGAAAAACGGTCTTCTAAGCCAGGAAGTTTCGTGAGCTTGGCATTTTCAGCCCATAAATCCAAAAGCGAAGGTTTTTGCCCACGACCCAAGAACATAGGACCGGGTTCCCAGCCCTCTTGAGTTTTACTGAAATCGAAGCGACCAAAAGTATTTAAAGCAATTCCCAACGTTGGTTGGATTCCAAGTTCGATCGTCTTTAAATGCGGTACTTCCACCGCGCCCCAAGGACTTTCCCACGCCGAACTCCAAGAAGCGCCAGAGATCAGCAAGAAGCCTTCAAGTCCCAAGTACAAGACGTCGGCTTTTTTCATGGCACCGAAGTAGTGACCTAAAGCGGTTCCTGCAGAAAAAAGACTGCTGACGTGTTGAGAAGAATCTTCCTGGAACAGTTTACCGGAAGAATTAAGGAAGTAGATTTCTTCCTTAGTAACGGCACCGTCCAGAGCGGCTATGATTTCTGCTTTACGATCGGTGAACACGCTAGAGATCGTCGCATTCAATGCATTCTTGTTCCAACGACTGACTTCATGAGGATTGTCGTTGTTTTCCGGAGTAAAGACCTCCAAGCCCTTTTCTTGCAGATAGTTTTTTGCGACCTGAAGATTTGCCGGATGAGTGGCAGAGTGCAAGAAGTGCAAACACACTTTCTTGCAACCCATCATCTGAAGTTTGGCAACCACGGGTTCAAGATCATTGGTATCTAAGGGAATTTCAACAGTGCCATTAGCAAGAACACGCTCACGCACAGAAAAAAGCAGATCTTTGCTTGTCAAAGTTTGCTCTGGTGATTTCGCGCAAAGGTGCAACCAGTGTTCGAAGCCCTCGGTCGTGATATGCGCGACCGCGCCACTGAGTTCGTAGCTCAAAAGTTTTTTAGGCAGGCGCAAGCTCACGAAAGCTTGAGTCGGTTTTTGTCCTGCATGTTCGCTAACGAATTGGGACAGGCTTTGTTTAAGACTTTCGCGCGCAAGATAAACTCTTTTTTGCGCTACTGGTTTTGTATCTGACAGAAGCGAGTACTCAGCGAAGGACTCACCAACGCTCACCCCTAACAAGAAACGGTTTTGCATTTTTAAACGCTCTCTATTGAAAATACTCTGGAATATGTTAAAGCTAGACGCACAGGTATACCAAAATAAAGTCTGTAAGCAAAGGATTCTAAAGTGAAGATTTCTCCCGAAATTCTAAACCTGGTTCCCTATAAACCTGGTAAGCCGATTTCAGAAACGCAACGCGAATACGGTTTAACGACAGTTTATAAACTGGCAAGTAACGAAAATCCCTTAGGTCCCAGCCCGAAAGCCATGGATGCGGTTAAAAGAGCTTTGGATCACCAAAATCTTTACCCAGATCCTTCTCACTATGAGCTTTTGCAAACTCTTTCTAAAGAGTGGGGTGTGCCTACCAAACAATTGGCGATTGGCAACGGAAGCGACGAGCTGATTGATCTTTTGACTCGCATTTACTGTGAGCCTCAAGACGGTGTTTTAACGTCCGTAGCGGCTTTTAACGCTTACGAGGTCAGTGCACCCGCGAATCGCGCGGTGATTCGTAAAGTGCCGATGAAAGAGGGTTATCGCTTTGATTTAGCAGCCATTGCCGAACATTTCTTTGCACATCCTGAACAAAATATTCGCCTGGTGTTTGTTTCAAATCCGAACAATCCCACAGGAACATATGCGCCCAAACAAGAGGTCGAAGCCTTCTTGGAAAAACTAGGAAATCGCGATGATGTGATGATTATTTTTGACGAGGCTTATAATGAATTTGTTCGCGCCTCTGATTATGTTTCTGCTCAAAAATACATCAACACGTATAAAAATCTGATTGTACTTCGCACCTTCTCAAAAATTTACGGTTTGGCCGGCTTCCGCATCGGCGCCATGGTGGCTCCTCCGGAGGTTGTGGAGGTCTTTAACCGTGTGCGCAAACCGTTTAATGTCAACGATTTAGCGCAGGTCGCGGCAAATGCGGCTCTGCAAGATAAAGAATTTATTGAGCGTTCGCAGCAGATTTGCTGGAAAGGGCTTGATTACTTCTACAAGAAGTTAGAAGAATTAGGCCTGCCTTACATTCCATCTCAAGGGAACTTTGTCATGTTTGACACCCTTCGCGACGCCGCCAAGGTGAATGAAGCCTTGTTACGTCGTGGGATTATTATGAGACCGCTATTGAACTACGGGTTCAAGACGCATCTGCGTTTGAGTGTAGGCCTTGATCATGAAAACCAAGCGGCGATTGCAGCTTTGGCTGAAGTGCTCAAAGAAATACCGGCGTTGTCGTAAGACAGCGCCCTAGTTGGAGAGTAAATGGGAATGGTTATTACGATTGATGGCCCTGCGGCCTCTGGGAAATCTTCTGTAAGTAGAGAACTTGCTCGTCGTTTGGGCTGGCAATGGGTTTCTACAGGAGCTTTCTATCGTGGTTTGGCCTTCGCCGCTCTTCAATTGCAAATCGATCTTGATGACGTGAAGTCATTAACAGACCTGACGCACAATCCGGTATGGAGCGTGCGTATGGAGCATGATCGCACGAAAGTTTTCTTTAAAGACCAAGATGTCACAGATTTGATCGCTCACGAAGACGTGGGTAATTTCGCTAGTAAAGTCAGTCACTATCCCGAAGTGCGCAAAGCTCTTTTGGAAGCACAAAGAAACTGCAGCAGTGGCCCTCAAGGTTTAGTTGCTGAAGGCCGTGATTGCGGAACTGTTGTTTTTCCTGAAGCGGAAGCCAAAGTTTATCTTACTGCAAACAGTGAACACCGCGCCGCTCGTCGTGCGGCTGAGCTAGGCCTTGCTCAAGACGATATGGTTAAAGCGCAGCAACAGCGTGATCATCAAGACTCTACTCGCAAAGTAGCTCCTATGGCTGTTCCTGATGATGCGTTGGTTGTGGATACAACAGCTCTCAATCTTGAACAAGTCGTCGACAAAGTCGTCGAATACGTCAAAAACAAAA
It encodes:
- a CDS encoding hydantoinase B/oxoprolinase family protein, with translation MSYQIELLHSLLNDFLQGESALLTTEGDVLAVKGQDPVTYGTLTTAANTASKYLKLEEGDIALLNDPYSGGSVLCDMTFIMAVSEDLLWVTRQSVNKSVRITKSVEEEGLRIPPTPLRQKNQVNEMILAAMQAHPACPPQFVEWIKAQIQTLTVKAKKLHEAIELTGFTITGELIEEYLELSKQAAVQRISERASGEARVDIVLDSGELLRMNMEIHDGKISLDFSGTTAAKTVSLTESATYGACFHALSRFYGFDQFANSGSFSILQITKPTGCWLVGKYPAPTYKGMTCGVAAIKTAMELTLSQIHHKNEKALSSHCPLHFDLQHKEQHALLTLPGGKGARSDQEGEAALLKPFSIEQMERDFPVKIQRVDSRHSAGGKGKHNGGRGIIVKLEVRDEVEAAWLTDLTLHRPRIPKNCSHGDASEMSLERAGEHKLLPVLGQQKFQAGDILTLCSGSGGGFGKE
- the hisC gene encoding histidinol-phosphate transaminase; protein product: MKISPEILNLVPYKPGKPISETQREYGLTTVYKLASNENPLGPSPKAMDAVKRALDHQNLYPDPSHYELLQTLSKEWGVPTKQLAIGNGSDELIDLLTRIYCEPQDGVLTSVAAFNAYEVSAPANRAVIRKVPMKEGYRFDLAAIAEHFFAHPEQNIRLVFVSNPNNPTGTYAPKQEVEAFLEKLGNRDDVMIIFDEAYNEFVRASDYVSAQKYINTYKNLIVLRTFSKIYGLAGFRIGAMVAPPEVVEVFNRVRKPFNVNDLAQVAANAALQDKEFIERSQQICWKGLDYFYKKLEELGLPYIPSQGNFVMFDTLRDAAKVNEALLRRGIIMRPLLNYGFKTHLRLSVGLDHENQAAIAALAEVLKEIPALS
- the cmk gene encoding (d)CMP kinase — encoded protein: MGMVITIDGPAASGKSSVSRELARRLGWQWVSTGAFYRGLAFAALQLQIDLDDVKSLTDLTHNPVWSVRMEHDRTKVFFKDQDVTDLIAHEDVGNFASKVSHYPEVRKALLEAQRNCSSGPQGLVAEGRDCGTVVFPEAEAKVYLTANSEHRAARRAAELGLAQDDMVKAQQQRDHQDSTRKVAPMAVPDDALVVDTTALNLEQVVDKVVEYVKNKI
- a CDS encoding hydantoinase/oxoprolinase N-terminal domain-containing protein, whose product is MQNRFLLGVSVGESFAEYSLLSDTKPVAQKRVYLARESLKQSLSQFVSEHAGQKPTQAFVSLRLPKKLLSYELSGAVAHITTEGFEHWLHLCAKSPEQTLTSKDLLFSVRERVLANGTVEIPLDTNDLEPVVAKLQMMGCKKVCLHFLHSATHPANLQVAKNYLQEKGLEVFTPENNDNPHEVSRWNKNALNATISSVFTDRKAEIIAALDGAVTKEEIYFLNSSGKLFQEDSSQHVSSLFSAGTALGHYFGAMKKADVLYLGLEGFLLISGASWSSAWESPWGAVEVPHLKTIELGIQPTLGIALNTFGRFDFSKTQEGWEPGPMFLGRGQKPSLLDLWAENAKLTKLPGLEDRFSAQGIQRFKNSFFALSKISQTRDSDISHLTKEMQSLTLQRLAMEAYLNRQSAKLVVTGPLATVFANAFKKDSHTVIETEEFSESYATALCGHQALQESL